A genome region from Hippopotamus amphibius kiboko isolate mHipAmp2 chromosome 1, mHipAmp2.hap2, whole genome shotgun sequence includes the following:
- the IRF1 gene encoding interferon regulatory factor 1, with product MPITRMRMRPWLEMQINSNQIPGLIWINKEEMIFQIPWKHAAKHGWDINKDACLFRSWAIHTGRYKAGEKEPDPKTWKANFRCAMNSLPDIEEVKDQSRNKGSSAVRVYRMLPPLTKNQRKERKSKSSRDAKSKTKKKSCGESSPDTFSDGLSSSTLPDDHSSYTAQGYMGQDLDVERALTPALSPCAVSSTLPDWRIPVEIVPDSTSDLYNFQVSPMPSTSEAATDEDEEGKLTEDIMKLLEQSGWQQTSVDGKGYLLNEPGAQPTSIYGDFSCKEESEVDSPGGYIGLISSDLKNMDTSWLDSLLPPVRLPSIQAIPCAP from the exons ATGCCCATCACTCGGATGCGCATGAGACCCTGGCTAGAGATGCAGATTAATTCCAACCAAATCCCAGGGCTGATCTGGATTAATAAA GAGGAGATGATCTTCCAGATCCCATGGAAGCACGCTGCCAAGCATGGCTGGGACATCAACAAGGATGCCTGTCTGTTTCGGAGCTGGGCCATTCACACAG GCCGATACAAAGCAGGGGAAAAGGAGCCGGATCCCAAGACATGGAAGGCCAACTTTCGCTGTGCCATGAACTCCCTGCCAGATATCGAGGAGGTGAAGGACCAGAGCAGGAACAAGGGCAGTTCAGCTGTGCGGGTGTACCGGATGCTCCCACCCCTCACCAAGAACCAGAGGAAAG AGAGAAAGTCCAAGTCCAGCCGAGACGCTAAGAGCAAGACCAAGAAGAAG TCATGTGGGGAATCCAGCCCTGATACCTTCTCTGATGGACTCAGCAGCTCCACCCTGCCTGATGACCACAGCAGCTACACAGCTCAGGGCTACATGGGGCAGGACTTGGATGTTGAACGGGCCCTTACTCCAG CACTGTCACCGTGTGCCGTCAGCAGCACTCTCCCCGACTGGCGCATTCCAGTGGAAATTGTGCCAGACAGCACCAGTGACCTGTACAACTTTCAGGTGTCGCCCATGCCCTCCACCTCAGAAG CTGCAACAGATGAGGACGAGGAAGGGAAATTAACTGAGGACATCATGAAG CTTTTGGAGCAGTCAGGGTGGCAGCAAACAAGCGTCGATGGGAAGGGGTACCTGCTCAACGAACCTGGCGCCCAGCCCACCTCCATCTATGGAGACTTCAGCTGCAAGGAGGAGTCAGAAGTTGACAGCCCTGGGG GGTATATTGGGCTGATATCTTCAGATCTGAAGAACATGGACACCAGTTGGCTGGACAGCCTGCTGCCCCCAGTCAGGCTGCCCTCCATCCAGGCCATTCCTTGTGCACCATAG